The proteins below come from a single Triticum aestivum cultivar Chinese Spring chromosome 5D, IWGSC CS RefSeq v2.1, whole genome shotgun sequence genomic window:
- the LOC123123720 gene encoding uncharacterized protein, with translation MDELAGGRRRHADSPPLPDDMLAEILLLLPPEPIHLFRTSFVSKRWRGLVHDARFLRRFREFHGGTPPMLGFFNNHPRSPLFVPTSGGFAASTAAKMSHDDWWALHCRHGHALLQNRRTGAILVWDLVTGDQRHLPLPTRAQEWSCNGAVLCAAGHADHGDCRSCPFLVAYVFSRERNSVTSACTYSSETGVWSELTSIVLPFASVDVKPMALVGNTLYCLLDNYNILEFDLDNHRLGLAQKFPRDAIGSYHDHIVIMPTEDGRLGLAGVEGLNLHLWSLMASIDGLVTWTHQRVIDLENFLAPEVVAATFNFWVEPIGFAEDAGVIFIYVHPSVYMIHLKSMQIEEVPEKGNYSSILPYTSFYAPGITAGGGDDQAELLNRC, from the exons AtggacgagctcgccggcggccgccgccgccatgccgaTTCGCCGCCTCTCCCGGACGACATGCTCGCggagatcctcctcctcctcccgccggagCCCATCCACCTCTTCCGCACCTCCTTCGTCTCCAAGCGCTGGCGCGGCCTCGTCCACGACGCTCGATTCCTCCGCCGCTTCCGCGAGTTCCACGGCGGGACGCCTCCGATGCTCGGCTTCTTCAACAACCACCCGCGGTCTCCCCTCTTCGTCCCCACCTCCGGCGGCTTCGCGGCCTCCACCGCGGCCAAGATGTCCCACGACGACTGGTGGGCCCTCCACTGCCGACACGGTCACGCTCTCCTCCAGAACCGCCGCACCGGGGCGATCCTCGTCTGGGACCTCGTGACCGGCGACCAGCGCCACCTGCCGCTCCCCACGCGGGCCCAAGAGTGGTCGTGCAACGGCGCGGTCCTCTGCGCGGCCGGCCACGCCGACCACGGCGACTGCCGTTCGTGCCCGTTCCTCGTGGCATATGTGTTCAGTCGGGAGCGTAATTCCGTCACCTCTGCCTGCACCTACTCGTCCGAGACCGGCGTCTGGAGTGAGCTCACCTCCATCGTCCTACCATTTGCATCTGTTGATGTGAAACCGATGGCTCTGGTTGGGAACACGCTCTACTGCTTGCTGGATAACTATAACATCCTTGAGTTTGATTTGGATAACCATAGGTTGGGTCTAGCTCAGAAGTTCCCACGCGACGCTATTGGTAGCTATCACGATCATATTGTCATCATGCCGACCGAGGATGGACGGCTTGGTTTGGCCGGAGTTGAAGGACTCAATCTCCATCTGTGGTCACTGATGGCAAGCATTGACGGGCTCGTAACATGGACACATCAAAGGGTCATTGATCTTGAGAATTTTCTTGCGCCAGAAGTGGTGGCGGCCACATTTAACTTTTGGGTGGAGCCAATTGGATTTGCTGAAGATGCTGGGGTGATCTTCATTTATGTGCACCCTAGCGTCTATATGATCCATCTCAAGTCCATGCAGATCGAGGAGGTGCCAGAGAAAGGGAACTACAGCAGCATACTTCCTTACACAAGTTTCTATGCTCCAG GAATTACCGCTGGTGGTGGAGACGATCAAGCTGAACTGTTAAACAGATGCTGA